One genomic region from Electrophorus electricus isolate fEleEle1 chromosome 23, fEleEle1.pri, whole genome shotgun sequence encodes:
- the rhoab gene encoding rho-related GTP-binding protein RhoA-B, which produces MAAIRKKLVIVGDGACGKTCLLIVFSKDQFPEVYVPTVFENYVADIEVDSKQVELALWDTAGQEDYDRLRPLSYPDTDVILMCFSIDSPDSLENIPEKWTPEVKHFCPNVPIILVGNKKDLRNDEHTRRELAKMKQEPVKAEEGRDMANRIGAFGYMECSAKTKDGVREVFEMATRAALQARRGKKNSKCLLL; this is translated from the exons ATGGCAGCAATCCGTAAGAAGCTGGTAATAGTGGGAGATGGAGCGTGTGGTAAAACCTGTTTGCTTATTGTCTTCAGTAAAGACCAGTTCCCTGAAGTCTACGTACCCACCGTGTTTGAGAACTATGTGGCAGACATTGAAGTGGATAGCAAACAG GTGGAGCTTGCACTTTGGGATACTGCAGGCCAGGAAGACTACGATAGGCTCCGCCCCCTTTCCTACCCAGACACAGATGTCATTCTCATGTGCTTCTCCATTGACAGTCCAGACAGTTTAG AAAACATTCCAGAAAAGTGGACCCCTGAAGTCAAGCACTTCTGCCCAAATGTACCCATCATCCTCGTGGGCAACAAGAAAGACCTACGCAATGATGAGCATACACGCAGAGAGCTAGCCAAGATGAAACAG GAACCAGTAAAAGCTGAAGAAGGAAGGGACATGGCCAATCGGATTGGAGCTTTTGGCTACATGGAGTGCTCTGCGAAGACAAAGGATGGCGTGCGGGAAGTATTTGAAATGGCCACCAGGGCGGCACTGCAAGCCCGAAGGGGCAAAAAGAACAGCAAATGCCTTTTGCTGTGA